The following are from one region of the Sandaracinus amylolyticus genome:
- a CDS encoding putative metal-binding motif-containing protein gives MTSQQWSVGLLFASSMWLASATAHAYGRGIDVADCSGCHSGGRAPMMRFTTTPAMPSPGSTARLRIEIEAANGSAGGFRIATSGPGSLRTVGEGTRATGEDVIVHSTPRTASGGWVTFEVDYVVPSGVGDVQFVIGGMSANRDGSSRGDGGATIRRSLVWGCAGSTFYGDLDGDGYGAASRGSITACEARDGWSARDDDCDDNDGMAHPDGTEACNRRDDDCDGTTDEGTATATLYPDADGDGYGGREGEPVTGCDRPGYGVGNDDCDDRDPGTNPGATEVCGGRDEDCDGRVDERVRPVCGVGMCARASLSCDERDCMPGDPGVETCNAWDDDCDGATDEESDLCPSGQMCDLGICVGEGTPRRDGGVVRLDGSTTTPPPAVSGGCAIGSGASSAAMTWLVALALLGLARRRR, from the coding sequence ATGACCAGCCAGCAGTGGAGCGTCGGTCTTCTGTTCGCCTCCTCGATGTGGCTCGCGAGCGCGACCGCCCACGCGTACGGCCGAGGCATCGATGTCGCCGATTGCTCCGGCTGTCACAGCGGCGGACGCGCGCCGATGATGCGCTTCACGACCACGCCGGCGATGCCGTCGCCCGGCTCGACGGCGCGCCTCCGCATCGAGATCGAAGCGGCCAACGGCAGCGCCGGTGGGTTCCGCATCGCGACGAGCGGCCCGGGCTCGCTCCGCACCGTCGGCGAGGGCACGCGCGCGACCGGTGAGGACGTCATCGTGCACAGCACGCCTCGCACTGCGAGCGGCGGCTGGGTCACGTTCGAGGTCGACTACGTCGTCCCGAGCGGCGTGGGTGACGTGCAGTTCGTCATCGGCGGCATGTCGGCGAACCGCGACGGCAGCTCCCGCGGCGACGGCGGCGCGACGATCCGGCGGAGCCTGGTGTGGGGCTGTGCCGGCTCGACGTTCTACGGCGATCTCGACGGCGACGGATACGGCGCGGCCTCGCGCGGATCGATCACCGCGTGCGAGGCGCGCGACGGATGGTCGGCGCGCGACGACGACTGCGACGACAACGACGGGATGGCGCACCCCGACGGCACCGAGGCGTGCAACCGCCGCGACGACGACTGCGACGGCACGACCGACGAGGGCACCGCGACCGCGACGCTCTATCCCGACGCCGACGGCGATGGCTACGGCGGTCGTGAAGGCGAGCCCGTCACCGGCTGCGATCGCCCCGGCTACGGCGTGGGCAACGACGACTGCGACGATCGCGATCCCGGCACCAACCCCGGCGCGACCGAGGTGTGCGGCGGTCGCGACGAGGACTGCGACGGCCGTGTCGACGAGCGCGTGCGTCCGGTGTGCGGCGTCGGCATGTGCGCGCGCGCCTCGCTCTCGTGCGACGAGCGCGACTGCATGCCCGGCGATCCCGGCGTCGAGACCTGCAACGCGTGGGACGACGACTGCGACGGTGCGACCGACGAGGAATCGGATCTCTGCCCCTCGGGACAGATGTGCGATCTCGGCATCTGCGTCGGCGAAGGCACGCCGCGTCGCGACGGCGGCGTGGTCCGCCTCGACGGCAGCACGACCACGCCGCCCCCCGCGGTGTCGGGCGGATGTGCGATCGGATCGGGCGCGAGCAGCGCGGCGATGACGTGGCTCGTTGCGCTCGCGCTCCTCGGGCTCGCGCGCCGTCGCCGCTGA
- a CDS encoding ADP-ribosylglycohydrolase family protein: protein MGERRGSGDGTLQLDLLGGEVVRPTKSSPGTVAAEGPMKVTSSTHPLRVTWIEPRIGLAHAPGVVEIAESGIEWSRDLASDLDALRAEGADVLVDLTTDEERARGGYGAIDDLADERELVLIRLPVAPEDAPGEDAHEVLERIESHVSEDAKVVLISREGMGRAGMIAAALQVRAGRDLDDVLRALREVRGRKVAASEAQREWLEQIAQHVEAASAIDDGEEGDLWSARELDDDLDPDLPEAAIRETIPPDIRPATPRARALSPRASAIAGSVLGAAIGDAMGHPTEFMSLEAIRRKWPPHGVTTFELYWERGGKRFAPYTDDTQMAEAVLRSLLWSRREGADLDATMQHMARSFVEWAERPQGGHRAPGNACLSGSRALARGEHWSRAGGATAGGCGSVMRAYPFGLLYAHDLSRCEEWSVAHSKLTHRDPIALAASAAMAIGVARVLRGDPTRVVLSEMIAAAARYSARTAVMMAEALDDADGGVAPETTLDRLRGWAAHEAIAAAVYLFARSPDDPERAILEGANSPGDSDSLATLAGALAGARAGLGALPDAWVRDVERSDDLLALALEI, encoded by the coding sequence ATGGGAGAGCGAAGAGGGAGCGGGGACGGGACGCTGCAGCTCGATCTGCTGGGCGGCGAGGTGGTGCGTCCGACCAAGTCGAGCCCGGGCACGGTCGCGGCCGAGGGGCCGATGAAGGTCACGTCGAGCACGCATCCGCTGCGCGTGACGTGGATCGAGCCGCGCATCGGGCTCGCCCACGCGCCGGGCGTCGTGGAGATCGCGGAGAGCGGTATCGAGTGGTCGCGCGATCTCGCGAGCGATCTCGATGCGCTGCGGGCCGAGGGCGCCGACGTGCTCGTCGATCTCACGACCGACGAGGAGCGCGCGCGCGGCGGGTACGGCGCGATCGACGATCTCGCGGACGAGCGCGAGCTGGTGCTGATCCGACTTCCGGTCGCGCCCGAGGACGCGCCGGGCGAGGACGCGCACGAGGTGCTCGAGCGCATCGAGTCGCACGTCTCCGAGGACGCGAAGGTCGTGCTGATCTCGCGGGAGGGGATGGGGCGCGCCGGAATGATCGCGGCTGCGCTGCAGGTGCGCGCGGGACGCGATCTCGACGACGTGCTGCGCGCTCTGCGCGAGGTGCGCGGTCGTAAGGTCGCGGCGAGCGAGGCGCAGCGCGAGTGGCTCGAGCAGATCGCGCAGCACGTCGAGGCCGCGAGCGCGATCGACGACGGCGAAGAGGGCGATCTCTGGAGCGCGCGCGAGCTCGATGACGACCTCGACCCGGATCTGCCCGAGGCCGCGATCCGCGAGACGATCCCTCCCGACATCCGCCCCGCGACGCCGCGCGCGCGTGCGCTCTCGCCGCGTGCTTCGGCGATCGCGGGGTCGGTGCTCGGCGCCGCGATCGGCGACGCGATGGGGCACCCCACCGAGTTCATGTCGCTCGAGGCGATCCGCCGGAAGTGGCCGCCCCACGGCGTGACCACGTTCGAGCTCTACTGGGAGCGCGGCGGCAAGCGCTTCGCGCCGTACACCGACGACACCCAGATGGCCGAGGCGGTGCTGCGCTCGCTGCTGTGGTCGCGCCGCGAGGGCGCGGATCTCGACGCGACGATGCAGCACATGGCGCGATCGTTCGTGGAGTGGGCGGAGCGCCCGCAGGGCGGACATCGCGCGCCGGGCAACGCGTGCCTGAGCGGATCGCGCGCGCTCGCGCGCGGTGAGCACTGGTCGCGCGCCGGCGGAGCGACCGCGGGCGGATGTGGATCGGTGATGCGCGCGTATCCGTTCGGCCTGCTCTACGCGCACGATCTCTCGCGCTGCGAGGAGTGGTCGGTCGCCCACAGCAAGCTCACGCATCGTGATCCGATCGCGCTCGCGGCGAGCGCGGCGATGGCGATCGGCGTCGCGCGCGTGCTGCGCGGCGATCCCACGCGCGTCGTGCTCAGCGAGATGATCGCGGCCGCGGCGCGCTACAGCGCGCGCACCGCGGTGATGATGGCGGAGGCGCTCGACGACGCCGACGGCGGCGTGGCGCCCGAGACGACGCTCGATCGACTGCGCGGCTGGGCGGCCCACGAGGCGATCGCGGCGGCGGTCTACCTCTTCGCGCGCTCGCCCGACGATCCCGAGCGCGCGATCCTCGAGGGCGCGAACAGCCCCGGCGACAGCGACAGCCTCGCGACCCTCGCCGGCGCGCTCGCCGGTGCGCGGGCAGGGCTCGGCGCGCTGCCCGACGCGTGGGTGCGCGACGTCGAGCGGAGTGACGATCTGCTCGCGCTCGCGCTCGAGATCTGA
- a CDS encoding reverse transcriptase family protein, translating to MSDEKDPQKAALIKAVLASIDDATALSRMKTLGFWPAHEPVPSDPPGEIVERAQLDAELATLVKIAGDGEKPEKALQRERIRRWKESRERRKAKKAERVAEAKQRAEAWRAQRAQRLVYAGLGVSAGLQDVESDVAALEAGGLPIWRDARDVASTLGISIAKLRWLTFHRRGATLVHYHRYGIPKKTGGIRAISAPKPALADAQQKVQSLVLQRIAPSDEAHGFVRERSVVSNARPHVGRAVVVNLDLRDFFPTISFRRVKGLFAKLGYSEQVATVLALLCTEPPRVPAELDGQRYHVALGARVLPQGACTSPAITNLICRRLDARLRGIARALGFTYTRYADDLTFSGDDPAKLASLFGMVRKVIATEGFAEHEGKTRVMRRASRQEVTGVVVNRAVRLPRDEKRALRALLYNCARFGMESQNRDGRPSFASYLRGRVAWAVMVEPALGPRLFPALERALAGRRSDL from the coding sequence ATGAGCGACGAGAAGGACCCGCAGAAGGCCGCGCTCATCAAGGCGGTGCTCGCGTCGATCGACGACGCGACCGCGCTGTCTCGCATGAAGACGCTCGGCTTCTGGCCCGCGCACGAGCCGGTGCCCAGCGATCCGCCAGGCGAGATCGTCGAGCGCGCGCAGCTCGACGCCGAGCTCGCCACGCTGGTGAAGATCGCGGGCGACGGCGAGAAGCCCGAGAAGGCGCTGCAGCGCGAGCGCATCCGGCGCTGGAAGGAGAGCCGCGAGCGCCGCAAGGCGAAGAAGGCGGAGCGCGTCGCGGAGGCGAAGCAGCGCGCCGAGGCATGGCGCGCGCAGCGAGCGCAGCGGCTCGTCTACGCGGGCCTCGGCGTCAGCGCGGGGCTGCAGGACGTCGAGAGCGACGTCGCGGCGCTCGAGGCGGGAGGCCTGCCGATCTGGCGCGATGCGCGCGACGTCGCGAGCACGCTCGGCATCTCGATCGCGAAGCTGCGATGGCTCACGTTCCACCGTCGCGGCGCGACGCTGGTGCACTACCACCGCTACGGCATCCCCAAGAAGACCGGGGGCATCCGCGCGATCTCCGCGCCGAAGCCCGCGCTCGCCGATGCGCAGCAGAAGGTGCAATCGTTGGTGCTCCAACGAATCGCGCCGAGCGACGAGGCACACGGCTTCGTCCGCGAGCGATCGGTGGTGAGCAACGCACGTCCGCACGTCGGGCGCGCGGTCGTCGTGAACCTCGATCTGCGCGACTTCTTCCCGACGATCTCGTTCCGTCGCGTGAAGGGTCTGTTCGCGAAGCTCGGGTACTCGGAGCAGGTCGCGACGGTGCTCGCGCTGCTCTGCACCGAGCCGCCGCGGGTGCCCGCGGAGCTCGACGGGCAGCGCTACCACGTCGCGCTCGGCGCGCGCGTGCTGCCGCAGGGGGCGTGCACGAGCCCGGCGATCACGAACCTGATCTGCCGTCGCCTCGACGCGCGCCTGCGCGGCATCGCTCGCGCGCTCGGGTTCACGTACACGCGCTACGCCGACGATCTCACGTTCTCGGGCGACGATCCCGCGAAGCTCGCGTCGCTCTTCGGCATGGTGCGCAAGGTGATCGCGACCGAGGGCTTCGCCGAGCACGAGGGCAAGACGCGCGTGATGCGTCGTGCGTCGCGCCAGGAAGTGACGGGCGTGGTCGTGAACCGCGCGGTGCGCCTGCCGCGCGACGAGAAGCGCGCGCTGCGTGCGTTGCTGTACAACTGCGCTCGCTTCGGGATGGAGAGCCAGAACCGCGACGGTCGTCCGAGCTTCGCGTCGTACCTTCGTGGGCGCGTCGCGTGGGCGGTGATGGTCGAGCCGGCGCTCGGGCCGCGTCTCTTCCCGGCGCTCGAGCGTGCGCTCGCAGGTCGGCGCAGCGATCTCTGA
- a CDS encoding CDP-alcohol phosphatidyltransferase family protein, with protein sequence MSHGTETSLLRELARPWNLMSLVRLPLAVLALLVRAEPLAVLGLMIVAGISDALDGVMARRANADPKLGEWLDPVCDKVFVLAVLAGVWIERQPPWWLLVLTATREILVVPAGLMLAVSVGTFRSRIEYCARPSGKATTVAQFLVLGALLFDLPQVALPAAIAAAVLGLAAGVEYGVRARACLDAPGPTRAAGAAE encoded by the coding sequence GTGAGCCACGGGACCGAGACCAGCTTGCTGCGCGAGCTCGCGCGGCCGTGGAACCTCATGAGCCTCGTGCGGCTCCCGCTGGCCGTGCTCGCGCTGCTCGTGCGCGCAGAGCCGCTCGCGGTGCTCGGGCTCATGATCGTCGCCGGGATCTCGGACGCGCTCGACGGTGTGATGGCGCGCCGCGCGAATGCGGATCCCAAGCTGGGTGAGTGGCTCGACCCGGTCTGCGACAAGGTCTTCGTGCTCGCGGTGCTCGCGGGCGTGTGGATCGAGCGACAGCCTCCGTGGTGGCTGCTCGTGCTGACCGCGACGCGCGAGATCCTGGTGGTGCCCGCGGGGCTCATGCTCGCGGTGTCGGTGGGGACGTTCCGCTCGCGCATCGAGTACTGCGCGCGACCGAGCGGGAAGGCGACGACGGTGGCGCAGTTCCTCGTGCTCGGCGCGCTGCTCTTCGACCTGCCGCAGGTCGCCCTCCCCGCTGCGATCGCAGCGGCGGTGCTCGGGCTCGCGGCGGGTGTGGAGTACGGCGTGCGCGCGCGCGCGTGCCTCGATGCGCCCGGGCCCACGCGCGCGGCCGGCGCTGCCGAGTAG
- a CDS encoding zf-TFIIB domain-containing protein has product MLSTDCPRCATTMHPVRLGLRHGGAYREAAGTSEAERGWQCPRCALGVVPGTLVDWLMKRVPVGGGPSERHRARVRTPCPACFASVDQVVLDWGSELVEIEQCARCRTMLVDPGELPKVFAIEHDAHRA; this is encoded by the coding sequence ATGCTCAGCACGGACTGTCCGCGGTGCGCGACGACGATGCATCCGGTGCGGCTCGGGCTGCGGCACGGAGGCGCGTACCGCGAGGCCGCGGGGACGAGCGAGGCCGAGCGCGGTTGGCAGTGCCCGCGCTGCGCGCTCGGCGTCGTTCCGGGGACGCTCGTCGACTGGCTGATGAAGCGCGTGCCGGTCGGCGGTGGGCCGAGCGAGCGCCATCGCGCGCGGGTCCGCACGCCCTGCCCTGCCTGCTTCGCGAGCGTCGATCAAGTCGTGCTCGACTGGGGCAGCGAGCTCGTCGAGATCGAGCAGTGCGCGCGCTGTCGCACGATGCTCGTCGACCCCGGCGAGCTGCCGAAGGTGTTCGCCATCGAGCACGACGCGCACCGCGCGTGA
- a CDS encoding alpha/beta fold hydrolase produces the protein MMESSFEPARRGRTRLPSGRMLGWSEQGPEHGAPALFFGGAGTSGTLMMRRDAVERAGVRLVAIDRPGLGASDPLAHRTLADWVEDVRAFVSARALGTPAIVAFSQGAPFGIACAADEIGRALVIVSGTDELAAPHLLPLLVPDVRGIVQRVASDPEGTEAFFRGMTPAMMREMVLAMIGDADRAVYAEPAFDATYRRALDEGFAQGAEGYARDTVLAMSAWPFDLGRIAMPVALWYGAEDSSPVHSPDLGASLAHRIPNARRTVVEGAGGAILWTHGDAILGSI, from the coding sequence ATGATGGAGTCGAGCTTCGAGCCCGCGCGTCGTGGGCGCACGCGACTGCCGAGCGGACGGATGCTGGGCTGGTCGGAGCAAGGGCCGGAGCACGGTGCGCCGGCGCTCTTCTTCGGCGGCGCAGGGACGAGCGGGACGCTCATGATGCGGCGCGACGCGGTCGAGCGCGCGGGGGTGCGCCTCGTCGCGATCGATCGCCCGGGGCTCGGGGCCTCGGATCCGCTCGCGCATCGCACGCTCGCGGACTGGGTCGAGGACGTGCGCGCCTTCGTGAGCGCGCGCGCGCTGGGCACGCCGGCGATCGTCGCGTTCTCGCAGGGCGCGCCGTTCGGGATCGCGTGCGCGGCCGACGAGATCGGTCGCGCGCTGGTGATCGTGTCGGGCACCGACGAGCTCGCGGCGCCGCACCTGTTGCCCCTGCTGGTGCCCGACGTGCGCGGCATCGTGCAGCGCGTGGCGAGCGATCCGGAAGGGACCGAGGCGTTCTTCCGCGGGATGACGCCGGCGATGATGCGCGAGATGGTGCTCGCGATGATCGGCGACGCCGATCGCGCGGTGTACGCGGAGCCGGCGTTCGACGCGACGTACCGACGCGCGCTCGACGAGGGCTTCGCGCAGGGCGCCGAGGGCTATGCGCGCGACACCGTGCTCGCGATGAGCGCGTGGCCCTTCGATCTCGGGCGCATCGCGATGCCGGTCGCGCTCTGGTACGGCGCAGAGGACTCGAGCCCGGTGCACTCACCGGATCTCGGCGCGTCGCTCGCGCATCGCATCCCGAACGCGCGACGCACCGTGGTCGAAGGCGCGGGCGGCGCGATCCTGTGGACCCACGGCGACGCGATTCTGGGGTCGATCTAG
- a CDS encoding HEAT repeat domain-containing protein, with protein MIPTRRFRRPTGDDRYAVVSVEPSSAQPGTWLIRVARGIAPGSLSSGTVYGPYPTNVADARAEDVVKALLGEGFTPSVHEELIEALSSSDPARRARAASALGWRRERAVVPALLAAAAGKGTELPSIVEALGRIGDPAAIPIARELASKKLLSRRRAGVEALRLLGDAEGLAEARAAGQKRLPPSVAQAIGALDENDLRKSNVAPLLEVIDALEKARIGIVADQLYEAGTPALVATARRMLRTSDVSAPHVWRYAKSVLKRAMLREDATTFALIAHAIEQRARTTKGKSASLKSGLDGETRATRVFGRKTQRWAMRACWRYLRRIAKWRPERYAEIAAEVLCAYRPEDRAPDQGLLGPLAHSYELQRILFARSKRVVLDDRTLKTRFASAAAKLAAATVREEAYPELWDVRPDAYLRVLVGGRLREVQDFALAGVARHPGLAQRLEGDEIATLLGLDHEGVVAVALAELERRFDATKPDLGLLSRLLDSESASVRARGAALLDRSRHAWAGDAEGVLRLLERERPVARTEIAGIVANALRDVSRDARIAIAKRLAERLREGGDDDRLAPIAELLASALRDEVAGVLSSTELIAWIDRGGNAAKRVAGRLLAGRPEALALIGLPRLTALADSEVATVREAAVALLDAAEGELHVDPTPLYTLAESRWDDVRRPALARLRVLITVEQHGLDALIALCDSNHAEVQALGRELVIANFERLDADAVLFRLIEHPQRAMRAFAIELATQHLRPGYVPLARCEAFFRTVLLEVRADADTKRRAIDFLVTRGQVDAQQGALAASLLDRVLRTRTVRDFERVIAGLAAIQTRFPEVRSALSTEGA; from the coding sequence GTGATCCCGACCAGACGATTCCGGCGTCCGACCGGGGATGATCGCTACGCGGTCGTCTCCGTCGAGCCGTCGTCGGCGCAGCCCGGGACGTGGCTGATCCGCGTCGCGCGCGGCATCGCGCCGGGATCGCTCTCGAGCGGGACGGTGTACGGGCCGTACCCGACGAACGTCGCGGACGCGCGCGCCGAGGACGTCGTGAAGGCGCTGCTCGGCGAGGGGTTCACGCCCTCGGTGCACGAGGAGCTGATCGAGGCGCTCTCGTCGTCGGATCCGGCGCGTCGTGCGCGCGCGGCGAGCGCACTGGGGTGGCGCCGCGAGCGCGCGGTGGTGCCGGCGTTGCTCGCGGCGGCAGCGGGGAAGGGCACGGAGCTCCCGTCGATCGTCGAGGCGCTGGGTCGCATCGGCGATCCCGCGGCGATCCCGATCGCGCGCGAGCTCGCGAGCAAGAAGCTGCTCTCGCGCCGTCGCGCGGGCGTCGAGGCGCTGCGCTTGCTGGGCGATGCCGAGGGGCTCGCGGAGGCGCGCGCCGCGGGGCAGAAGCGATTGCCGCCGAGCGTGGCGCAGGCGATCGGCGCGCTCGACGAGAACGATCTGCGCAAGAGCAACGTCGCGCCGTTGCTCGAGGTGATCGACGCGCTCGAGAAGGCGCGCATCGGGATCGTCGCGGATCAGCTCTACGAGGCGGGCACGCCCGCGCTGGTCGCGACCGCACGTCGCATGCTGCGCACGTCCGACGTGTCCGCGCCGCACGTGTGGCGTTACGCGAAGAGCGTGCTGAAGCGCGCGATGCTGCGCGAGGACGCGACCACCTTCGCGCTGATCGCGCACGCGATCGAGCAGCGCGCGCGCACGACGAAGGGCAAGAGCGCGAGCCTCAAGTCGGGCCTCGACGGAGAGACGCGCGCGACGCGGGTGTTCGGTCGCAAGACGCAGCGCTGGGCGATGCGCGCGTGCTGGCGATACCTGCGCCGCATCGCGAAGTGGAGGCCCGAGCGCTACGCGGAGATCGCGGCCGAGGTGCTCTGCGCGTACCGGCCCGAGGATCGCGCGCCCGATCAGGGGCTCCTTGGGCCGCTCGCGCATTCGTATGAGCTCCAACGAATCCTGTTCGCGCGCAGCAAGCGCGTGGTGCTCGACGACCGCACGCTGAAGACGCGCTTCGCGAGCGCGGCGGCGAAGCTGGCGGCGGCGACGGTGCGCGAAGAGGCGTACCCGGAGCTCTGGGACGTGCGGCCCGACGCGTACCTGCGGGTGCTGGTGGGCGGGCGATTGCGCGAGGTGCAGGACTTCGCGCTCGCGGGCGTCGCGCGTCATCCCGGGCTCGCGCAGCGCCTCGAGGGCGACGAGATCGCGACGCTGCTGGGGTTGGACCACGAGGGGGTGGTCGCGGTCGCGCTCGCCGAGCTCGAGCGACGGTTCGACGCGACCAAGCCCGACCTCGGGCTGCTCTCGCGACTGCTCGACTCGGAGAGCGCGTCGGTGCGCGCGCGCGGCGCGGCGCTGCTCGATCGTTCGCGGCATGCGTGGGCGGGCGATGCAGAGGGCGTGCTGCGACTGCTCGAGCGCGAGCGCCCGGTCGCGCGCACGGAGATCGCGGGGATCGTCGCGAACGCGCTGCGCGACGTCTCGCGCGATGCGCGCATCGCGATCGCGAAGCGGCTCGCCGAGCGACTGCGCGAAGGCGGCGACGACGATCGGCTCGCGCCGATCGCGGAGCTGCTCGCGAGCGCCCTGCGCGACGAGGTCGCGGGCGTGCTCTCGTCGACCGAGCTGATCGCGTGGATCGATCGCGGCGGCAACGCGGCGAAGCGCGTCGCGGGGCGCTTGCTCGCGGGCCGGCCCGAGGCGCTCGCGCTGATCGGACTCCCGCGCCTCACCGCGCTCGCCGACTCCGAGGTCGCGACGGTGCGGGAGGCCGCGGTCGCGCTGCTCGATGCCGCGGAAGGCGAGCTGCACGTCGATCCGACGCCGCTCTACACGCTCGCGGAGTCGCGCTGGGACGACGTGCGTCGTCCCGCGCTCGCGCGCCTGCGCGTGTTGATCACGGTCGAGCAGCACGGGCTCGACGCGCTGATCGCGCTCTGCGACTCGAACCACGCCGAGGTGCAGGCGCTGGGGCGCGAGCTCGTGATCGCGAATTTCGAGCGGCTCGACGCGGACGCGGTGCTCTTCCGGCTGATCGAGCACCCGCAGCGCGCGATGCGCGCGTTCGCGATCGAGCTCGCGACGCAGCACCTGCGCCCCGGCTACGTGCCGCTCGCGCGGTGCGAGGCGTTCTTCCGCACGGTGCTGCTCGAGGTGCGCGCCGACGCGGACACGAAGCGTCGCGCGATCGACTTCCTCGTGACGCGCGGACAGGTCGACGCGCAGCAGGGCGCGCTCGCTGCGTCGTTGCTCGATCGGGTCCTGCGCACCCGCACCGTGCGCGACTTCGAGCGTGTGATCGCCGGGCTCGCCGCGATCCAGACGCGCTTCCCCGAGGTGCGCAGCGCGCTCTCGACGGAGGGCGCATGA
- a CDS encoding esterase/lipase family protein: MSYTERVRHHVYLVPGFFGFANFGDFRYFAHVREHLLAWTRMRGIDAVIHYAPTFPTASLRRRAGRLLELMAESADGDGPIHLIGHSTGGLDARLAVAPRASLHCAVDPEPLASRVCSVVAVTSPHYGAPTAAFFTSLLGQRLLFLLSLVTIYAIRVGTIPLPALMVLASALGSAGAGRLIAGGVIEQVYDLVIKDFSPERRLQIEQVFAQVRNDQTLLVQLTPEGLDLFNALATERDGVRRGCVVAQAKPPALGRQARVGPSPTNQAMYNVYRALYAIASTLPEHLLPVPDDAQAKVLIDAYGRIPSAKGNDAMVPTRSQVWGEVVHAAWADHLDVIGHFHAPHRAPLHVDWMRTMSDFGQREFEAMWDDVARFAFTT, translated from the coding sequence GTGAGCTACACCGAACGGGTGCGGCACCACGTGTACCTCGTGCCGGGGTTCTTCGGCTTCGCGAACTTCGGCGACTTCCGCTACTTCGCGCACGTACGAGAGCACCTGCTCGCGTGGACGCGGATGCGCGGCATCGACGCGGTGATCCACTACGCGCCGACGTTCCCCACCGCATCGCTGCGCCGTCGCGCGGGACGGCTCCTCGAGCTCATGGCGGAGAGCGCGGACGGCGACGGGCCGATCCACCTGATCGGCCACTCCACCGGTGGGCTCGATGCACGGCTCGCGGTCGCGCCGCGCGCGTCGCTGCACTGCGCCGTCGATCCCGAGCCGCTCGCGTCGCGCGTGTGCAGCGTGGTCGCGGTGACGTCGCCGCACTACGGGGCGCCGACGGCCGCGTTCTTCACGAGCCTGCTCGGGCAGCGGCTGCTCTTCCTGCTCTCGCTCGTGACCATCTACGCGATCCGCGTGGGCACGATCCCGCTGCCCGCGCTCATGGTGCTCGCGAGCGCGCTGGGCTCGGCAGGCGCAGGAAGGCTGATCGCGGGGGGCGTGATCGAGCAGGTCTACGACCTCGTCATCAAGGACTTCAGCCCCGAGCGGCGCCTGCAGATCGAGCAGGTGTTCGCGCAGGTGCGGAACGATCAGACGCTGCTGGTGCAGCTCACGCCCGAGGGGCTCGATCTGTTCAACGCGCTGGCGACCGAGCGCGACGGAGTGCGCCGCGGATGCGTCGTGGCGCAGGCGAAGCCGCCGGCGCTCGGACGTCAGGCGCGCGTGGGCCCGAGCCCCACGAACCAGGCGATGTACAACGTGTACCGCGCGCTCTACGCGATCGCGTCGACGCTGCCCGAGCACCTGCTCCCGGTGCCCGACGACGCGCAGGCCAAGGTGCTGATCGACGCGTACGGCCGCATCCCGAGCGCGAAGGGCAACGACGCGATGGTGCCCACGCGCTCGCAGGTCTGGGGCGAGGTGGTGCACGCCGCATGGGCCGATCATCTCGACGTGATCGGGCACTTCCACGCGCCGCATCGTGCACCGCTCCACGTCGACTGGATGCGCACGATGAGTGACTTCGGGCAGCGGGAATTCGAGGCGATGTGGGACGACGTCGCGCGCTTCGCGTTCACCACGTGA
- a CDS encoding PTS sugar transporter subunit IIA, protein MGADLIGWRDCGLQRGLGPQGFLGKLKMRAYQTAIEAQVPPDARATVRIQLLVNRPEGPVQRELGYEQIRAEVASFAAGVPACASCPLGGGAPLGCYRYVTYPVDAASERALFDLFAREVATHGSIAQRFHEAVLARLPASGTGWHTRRGGDVRSGSLAELPAPLEHRWGGLFSRKRLDSAQILVALMNPGRDATSLHLHAELHARIAAHASEQRVQGRSIAELAQLAPFYRALAQEAARGWSIVVDS, encoded by the coding sequence ATGGGCGCAGATCTGATCGGGTGGCGCGACTGCGGGCTCCAGCGCGGGCTCGGCCCCCAGGGCTTCCTCGGCAAGCTCAAGATGCGCGCGTACCAGACCGCGATCGAAGCGCAGGTGCCGCCCGATGCGCGCGCGACCGTGCGCATCCAGCTCCTCGTGAACCGCCCCGAGGGCCCGGTGCAGCGCGAGCTCGGCTACGAGCAGATCCGGGCCGAGGTCGCGTCGTTCGCGGCCGGCGTGCCCGCGTGCGCGAGCTGTCCGCTCGGCGGCGGCGCACCGCTCGGTTGTTATCGCTACGTCACGTATCCGGTCGACGCGGCGAGCGAGCGCGCGCTCTTCGATCTCTTCGCGCGCGAGGTCGCGACCCACGGATCGATCGCGCAGCGCTTCCACGAGGCCGTCCTCGCGCGACTGCCCGCGTCGGGCACCGGCTGGCACACGCGCCGTGGCGGCGACGTGCGCTCGGGCTCGCTCGCCGAGCTCCCCGCGCCGCTCGAGCACCGCTGGGGCGGGCTCTTCTCGCGCAAGCGCCTCGACAGCGCGCAGATCCTCGTCGCGCTGATGAACCCCGGCCGCGACGCGACGAGCCTGCACCTCCACGCCGAGCTCCACGCCCGCATCGCCGCGCACGCGAGCGAGCAGCGCGTGCAGGGACGCAGCATCGCGGAGCTCGCGCAGCTCGCGCCGTTCTATCGCGCGCTCGCGCAAGAAGCCGCGCGCGGCTGGTCGATCGTCGTCGACAGCTGA